In Cryptococcus gattii WM276 chromosome B, complete sequence, the DNA window CGTTTAGGACTTGCATCTGATTTCTATCCTAAAGAAATACCAAACTGCATAGCGCGGCCTGCAGAAGCAGTACAAATCAGCGGAGCACGAAAAGCGCCTGTGATGGGAAGCAGAGTTAAAAGTTTAAGAGAGCAACATGAGCGAAAtaagaaaagaaaaaggggCGAGATGGACGAGAACGACGATCatgaggaaggagatgtTGATATGAGTGATAGTGATGATGTCGGAGAGTGGGTTGATCCTGTACGTCGGTTAATCTTCATAAAATACATTGACGGGATTAATAGAACCTTCAGGTAGACGAGTCAATCGGTTATCTCAGAGATTATCTTCGAAACCGTCTTGTCCAGGAACGTCTTGCTACCGACTGGCGAGAACTCACACGAGTCAAAGCCAACAACTCCAAGGTCAAGCCTGAATTGCTACCGGAGCACAACGATCCGTATCGAATTGACTGGACAGAACCAGAGGGGAAACCTTTTTTTATTGGTACAGACGCATTGAGACTCCCAGAATCTGCTGGGTACATTGTCCGGTACCCCATCCTTCACCGCTCGCTCAACTGTCGAGATTGGGCCTCATCACAAACTGTTCTCGACGATATTTCTACCATCATCACCTCCTCTCTATCCACCGAACTATCCATACCTCCCCCGGATTATCCTCTTTTCTCTGTTCTCCTCATTGTTCCTGACCATGGCGACCGGGTGTATATCCAGGAGATGACCCATCTTATTCTACAAGTCCTAGGGTTCAAATCTATCGCGGTACAGCAAGAGGCGTATTGTGCTATCTTTGGAGCGGGTATGAGCAGTGCCTGCGTGGTAGACATTGGAGCTCAAGAAACAAGTGTGACTTGTGTGGACGAGGCCATGCTGCTTGCTGAGACTAGGTGAGTTTCAATGTTGGGAGGTACGCTTCTCCCTTACGAGTTGTATTCTGATGAACTGTAGAATAAAATTGAACTATGGAGGAGATGACATTACGTCTGCTTTGACGCACCTCCTTTtagcctcaaacttcccATATCGTGAACTCGACCTCGCAAGGTCTCAAGATTGGCTCATGATGGATAATCTCAAAATCAAGCTTTGCACATTAGAGGAGCACTTGGTTGCTAATACTTTGTGGGACTTTTATGTGCCCCGGGTTGAGGGCCTGACACAGAAATGGATGCTTCGGACTTTTGACGAGAATATTCTGGCACCTCTTGTCTTTTTCGATACACGAATGGTTAGTTATTAGTTTCTCCCGTCAAGTTTACGCTGACATTCTGTTATGATAGATTGACTTTGACGAGAAAAATGGCCAAGGATCATTCAGGTTCTGGAACACGTCTGATGACAAAGTGACCGACGAGATCACTTCCGCATACGAAGAACCAGTATGTTTTCCAAATGATCGCTCACCAGATACATTCCCCACTGACTTGTATTGTAGACTAGCGCTATGAAAGCCTTAACGACCCATCTCCTTCCTGGCGCCTCCCAGACATCTGCCCAGGGTGCTCAGAAATCCGAAGCTCCTAGCAACTCGGAATCTACCACTCCTGCACCTGCACCACTTGCCGCTAGCTCCAATGCCAGCCCGGAAAAGCCCAACGCATCACCTTCCACCACGACGCTCCCTCAAACTCCTGTGCCGGAGCTCAACCTCCCTTCCACTGCCTCCACACCAGCCCCTGCCGCCGGAAGTGCAGCCGATGCCGGCACTCCGGGTGCAGCTGCGCCTGCGCCTGCTCTATTATCCCTTCCCACACTTGCAAGTCTTGCGCCTCAGCCCACCCTCTCTAATTCTCAAATTTTCACCGCATCATCTCAGTCACCTCTCGACGCTGCCATTGCTGCTTCATTATCACTCTGTGGTACGGAAAATAAGATTCGCACACTCTCTCATTCTATCCTCTTGATTGGCGGCTCGTCGTCGATCAAGGGTCTACCCGCCTTTATCTCCGACCGCTTACCTCCGTTACTCAAACAACGTGGCGTGCCGGGCAACGGTGAAGTAACAATCGTCCCTCCTCCCAGAGGATTAAATCCAAGATATGTCAGTTGGAAGGGAGGGAGTGTCATGTGTAATATTGAGGGGTTAGGAGATATGTGGATTAGAAGAGATGAATGGGAAGCGCTGGGTGTACGAGCGTTGAAAGACAGGTATATGTGGTTTTAAGCCGGAGATTAGATGATAAGAAGCAAAGTTTGTGCATATATAGTAGTATGATCTGATGTTGGCCATTATCGTTTTATTCCTGTTTCGCGCCTTCAATCTCGGGTTCCCAACATTTGACGGTTTAATAGATCAATGAGGGTGTCTCTACTTTAATGCTGTCTCGTGTGCGATGACTGCTACCAACGCATACTTCCGCATGCCATGAACAACTGTATGTGCACTATCCTCAATACCGACTAAACTCCCTCCCCGCTCCCCTCTAACCGATAAAATGCAAACAAACCTCCTCGTAAAGCACGTGTCTACTATTACTCGTCTTGTCATATTTTGTCGTGGGAAAAAGGAGATTTTGATGAAGGTATATTTTGAtgatgttgatgatgatgaaaaaAAATCGAATAAAGAGGAAGGCAGGATAGAAGGAGAGAGTGAGTACCAAAGGCAAAAAAAAGTCTTTGCGCCACGCTCTGGGACGGAGCCGCTCTCACGCTGAACACTCCGCACTCCATTTCGGCTTAACTCTCTCTCACTCTCTACTTTTGAGGTTGCCTATCACCCTGGTTACCCTGACCTCCTCGTCCCCTGGGACCCCTACCACCTCGACCACCAGCACCGCCGTTAACCTGCCTCTGACCCTGACCCTGACCTTGCTGGCCACCGGTCCTCTGCCCCTTGGCCTTAGGTCTATcgtccttctcctttcGGGGCTCGAAATACAAAGTACCGTTGGGGAATTTAGTGCCGCCTTCACCACCTTGCTCGACAGGCAAGGAGTGCTGGATGGCCTTTCGGGCAGACTCGACTCGAGCAAACTCGACAAAGGCACAGGCCTTGCTCTTGACGATTTCGGTGGACTTTACCTCACCGAATCGAGAAGCAATCTTGGAAAGCTCTGCATCGGTAAGGAATTCGGAAGTGCTCTGAGAGTCAGGAGACCAGTTAGGGAGCTATATGGAAGTCAGttctttctttttgttATCATAAGAAGAAAATGCCCACCTTGACAAAGCAGTGGGCGGTCTGAACCTTGGAAGGGTCGATAGTCTGCTGACGTCTTTGTCCCTGACCAGTACCAGCAGTAGGTGCTGGCTTTTCGTCCTTCTTGTGCTGAGCAGGGCCGGAGGCAGGGGCAGCAGTGGGAGCGGGAGCGGGAGCTGAAGTAGCAGGCGGACTAGCCGCAGCTGTCTTACCCCAGACGTTGGAAGCGGCCATAGACGCCCAAGTCATTGGCTTGGAAGGAGCGGCGGGAGCAGTCGGAGCTGGAGGAGTACCGTTAGCAGTGGGAGCAGCAGCCTTGGGAGCGGCAGGGGAGGGAGAAGCGGCCTTGGTGGCAGGAGTAGAGTCGGCAGGTGCAGGAGAAGCAACAGATTCGGTGACGGAAGCGGCGGGCTTAGGGGTCTCCTCAACAGGCTCAGCAGCGGCTTCAGGCTCCTTGGCAGCAGGGGCCTCCTCTTCGGGAGCGACGTCCTTGTCAGGCACAGCAGCAATCTCGGCCTCCTCGGGGACAGCGTCAGCAACAACTTCCGCTGGAGCACTGACAGGGGTGGGCTCGGGGACAGGGTTCGCGGCAGGTTCCTGAGTGATTGCTGTCGCCTCGGGAAGCTTCTCAGTCACAACCTCTGGCTGAACAGGTTCATCTTGAGGCTGGGTGGTCTCCTGGGGCGCAGACTCGTCCTCATCAACATCTTCTCTCAAATATCGGAAGATGTCGTTGAGCACAAAGTAGCCTCCAGGTTGCTCGGCAAGGAAAAAGGTTTGGGAGAACTTCCGCCAGGACTGGTGGTTGTTGGAGAGTTCGCCCAGGACTAAAATGATGATACCGCCATCGGCAGAGGACTGAGAATCCATAGAGTGGATGTAGACTTTGCATTGATTGTAGCCGATTTGAAGTATACGGTCGTGAATTTCCTACAGCCCATTTCGTCAGCCTTTTGGGAGATGCTCTATCCTCCACTGGTCCAATGATCTACCTACCTGCTGCCCGAATGCCGGAGTCACATCCTCACCTTCCTCGCCGTGGATAAATGTTGAACGCTTGTTGTAAAAGCAGTGAAGACGGTGTGGCTGAGAATTGACAAAGTTGCTGTACGCATGTCAGCAACGTTTTTTTCATCTTTACTTTTGGCTTGTGAGGAGTCTTTACTGACTAGTACTGAGGGACGAACTGCCATCCGACGTCTTGAGGCTTAATCTTTGACTGCTCAGGAGCTGAGACTGGGGGCTGAGTGGATGCCATTTTCTAAAATGTGTGAGCTGGGGAGGACGGCGTGCGAGGGGTTCCTTACGGGAGTATGGGAAGTGTGGCGTGGAATAGAATAGATGCTGTCGCTGTACCTTTGCATGTCCATCTCATTACTTATTGCCGGCGTCATGGTTCGTTCAGTGCCCACTCGCAGCGGAGATAGCGGAGTTATGGAAGAGGCACTCCTCCTCGGCGATGACCGCACACGCGTCGTCTGATGTCCTTCGTCATTCGAGCCCTTGTTTAAGAACACGATTCCACACTTCCGTCCCATCACCACAGCTGCAATGTCCCTCGATCTCCAACAAGCACTCGCAGAGCTCCAGGCTGCCTACGATGCGCCAGCTTCATCAGAACAATTCTCTACTGAGCTCGCAAAGCTCAAGGTCAGTCATCACACCTGTGCTCTCTCGAAACATCCCAGCTAATAGATTCATCACAGCTCGAGCTAGCCCAGTCAGGCTTATATTTTGCTCCTCCTTCTGCCGACCCCCAGGATCTTATTGCCGCTCGATCCATACTTGAAATTGGCGCATTTCATTCCCTTCGGCAAGGCGACCTCAAGTCCTATGCCCGTTACAACTTTGCTCTCCAACCATTCTACGACAACCTCAGGGATATCATCCCTCCATCTCCGAATAGACCAGTGACCTTGGGGCTCCATCTCTTAGGGCTGCTGAGCGAAAATCTATTGACAGAATTTCACACATTGCTGGAGACCCTTAAGCCTGAAGAGTTGAATGATTCGTTTGTGAGATTACCAGTGGATCTGTAAGTCAAATGCGCATGTCTCGCCTTCAAGATGCAATCCAAGCACGTCTGACATCGTTTAGCGAGAGATGGTTAATGGAAGGATCATATAACAAGGTGTACCGTGCTAGGGATCGTGTCCCGAGACCGGAATTCGAGTTTTTGCTTGAGAGGCTCATGGGCACTGTCCGTGGTCAAATTGCATCCACCATAGAGTCTTCCTACCCTTCATTACCCCTTCAGCATGCCGCTACacttctcttcttcaaatcGGGCGAAACATCCTCTCTAACGGACTTTGCCTCTGCTCGAGGATGGTCACTTTCACCTAATACACAGACATTCAGCTTCCCTCGCTCGAGCAAGCCGGATATTGCTCTTGCCGCGGCCGAGAGTAGCAGCGATGTTTCTTCGGCCACAATCGATAAGCTTAAGGGCACTGGTGTTGTCCGAGGAGTGCCGATGGAGACCATGGTGGGGCCTGCGTTGAGGTTGGCTCAACAACTAGAAGCTATCGTGTAATAGGATGGTTGGAGTTGTCATTATCATAGTATGCAGCACTGACTCAAATATTTGTATCTGGATTTGCCAAGGCCAAGTGCCTTTTGATTTGCACCGATAATGTATTTGAGCTGTATACAGACTGCTCTTTGATGCGGTGGTGACAATTTAATTTTATGCTAATTTCTCCTTGTATACTGGCTGGAATGTAACCATCTCACCCGTCTCCGTCCTTCTGTCTATTCGGTCATTCTCTTTACGTTCTTTCCTCCAGTCCAGTTGATGTCGAACATATCCAACAATCTTGTGTGGGTCTCATGGCTGATTTCCGTGTTGTACGTTAGCTAGCGCCAGCATAATCACCATTATTACATAATTCTTGCTTGCTTGCTGGGTACTCAACATGACTTAGTTCTCGATGATGTGCTTATGCATGCATTCTTTAGCGTCAGCGAATGCATCACTATTTTACCTAAACAAGAATTTTGACACTAAGCGCAAGTATTCTCCTCCAGCTGGTATTGCGAAACATCTCTCTGATACAATCACGGTGCAGTAATTTCGTTATAGCGCACAAAATGAACTAATATGCCTTTAACGCACATAGATCGGGACACTTTGCGAAGCAGGTCTCCTCGTTCGTATCAAAACAATCTGCACGCATCTACGTAACGCCGTCGCGTCTTATTTAGGCTTATCGCACTTTCAAAAAAAGCCGGCCCACTCTCCGTCCGTTACGATACGGCACGCAGCTATACAAGGACAACGCATATCCTGAGCCGGCAAAAAGTACAAACAGTCTACAACAATTGACAGTCTAAATATGAAGGCAGTTCTTCAGCGGGTGATTAATGCGTCCGTCACAGGTATGATGCATCGCGCAGCAACATAGCTCAAAAAAGCTCATCATCTTTCGCCTCAAATTGGCAGTGGACGGCAAGATTATTTCATCGATAGGTAAAGGGCTTCTTGTTCTAGTCGGTATCGATCGGTGTGCGTTTTTCATTGTTCCGTGCATGTCTTTCAAGTCAGTAACATACAACTGATGCTTGTCGATCAGATGACGAGCCGCAGGACGCTACCCAAATCATCAAAAAAATCCTGACTGCTCGGCTATGGGAAGACGAGAACGGCGTAGCCTGGAAAAGGAACGTGAAAGACATCGATGGAGAAGTTCTCTGCGGTATGTTCATCAGAATGCCCCAAAACCCAAGGGTAGCTGAACATTGAAAATCCCAGTTTCTCAATTCACACTGCTGGCTGGTTTCAAAGGGTCTAAACCCGATTTCCATGAGTCGATGGTACGCTCTTAATGGACTTTATGAGGTCCAATGGCTGACGCTTACAATGCTCTCAAGTCCACAATCCCAGGAAATACATTTTACAGTTCTTTCTTGAAAGAAATCAAGACGGCGTATGATCCATCCAAGATTCAAGGTGCGCAACTATCGTCTCAGCTGGATTGAAACATGGCTTACATTGCCAAAGATGGCCAGTTTGGGGCGATGATGCAGGTATCATTGACCAACGATGTACGTGTTCAATCTTAATCGTTAATTTCTCTTTATACTACTACTGTTTGACTGTCAGGAATTGATGAATGAGCAACAGGGTCCAGTAaccatcctcctctcttcgAAGGACAAACCCGAAAAAAGCGGCACCGCCACTTCCACTCCATCAGCAACCGCTAGTGGTATTTCAACACCTTTGGAAGGCaaaaggaagaacaagGGAAAAGGCAAATTTATGACGGAAAACAAAGTTGATCAGCAACTCGGAGTGACAAAGAACGCTGACCTCTTGGGAACCTCTATCTCAACTCAACAAAATAACAGTGCAGCAGAAGATAAGATTAACAAATTGAGCGTCAATGAAAATACATCATCACAGTGAACATCGCAGTGGACATATACTACAGTAGACTAGAATCATGATCCGAATTTCGATTTGCATGTTTTACTAGTGGCCCAATTACGCTGCTATATATACTGATAATACCCTGAACGTGTATACATTGGCACTATTCTATAAACATTTCATCGTCGACCTATTAACTGCCCCATATTAAAAGACAACGTGCTCTATATGGAATAATATCTTATACCCCCACGTCCTTTCCACTTTCCGCAATCCTTCGTCTAGCTGCCTCGTGCGCTTCTTCCGGAGAGCTTGgcttcttgaagaagataaCAAACTGAATACACAACACTGCCGTCCAAGCAATTTGGAAGTAAAACGATCGACGGGCTGCCATGTTCCAGTCAGCAACTCCCCCACCTTCAAACGACGCTTGAACCGCTAATGTGATTGCAGAAGCAACTTGAGCCTATGGAAGCGTTAATATGGATGAACATAGATAAGTGTGCAAACATACCATGACCTGAACCCAGGCACCAGCTACGCCAGCCATCTCTGGTGGACAGTATATAATCAAATTGATGCTGCGGCAGCACATTATCAATATCTACCTGCCTCATTTTGTAAATGAACTTACGAAGTGCAGAAATAGGTCAAGATAGCGCCTGCGCTACCAAGTATAAAGGCAGGAAAACAGTATCGCCAGTAATCGTTGCCATGCCCGCCATTGGAAAAAATCTGGAGAAGTTCAGCGGCGATGATCACTGGGGACTTATGGATGAATAAAATGCACAGGTAGTACTGCTAGATTTACTTACACAGACCACCCAAAGGCAGGGTAAACTTGGGCTTGGTAATTATTTGTGGAATATGTTGGGCGAGACCACCAACAATAAGGCCAGTAACACCTTGTGGAAGCATTGCAGCCGCGACTTTAACTGAGGCACAAATATTTGTAAATCACACCAAGGGTGAAAGAGGCCTATGCTTGCATGATCCACTCACTTGGAGTCCATCCCATGACCTCTTGGAAGTAAGTTGCATACATGAGTTGTGATGTTGCCCAGAAGGGGACTTCCGATAAAAACGGTTAGCAACTGTCATGACTCAGACTTCCGAGTACCATCACCCACAGGCAATGCCTATTGCGAGGCTGGTGATTACAATGTTGGTAATTTTCCACACCGAGGGGGGCAGGACAGCAGATTTGGCGGGGATTTTCGATTCTACAATACTGATCAACAAACCGTTTAGTAAATGACTTGATTTATCACTGACCCCAGAAGAAAAAGGCAATAGCAAGAGGGAAGCTGAGAATGAACGGAGCAATGAACGAAGCGGAGCCCCATCCATCGATCGGTCCTTGCGTAAGGGAAAGAATAAAGCAAATGAGACAGGCCATCATCAAGCCTACACCGACAAGGTCAAGTCTCTTCCAACGCGGAAGCTCTCCCTCTAATTTACGTGTCGAATGCGTTAAGGGTAAGAGGAAAAAGCAGATCGCGGTGAATGCGATACCTTAAATGAGATGTTAATTGAAATGGTGCCTTGCAGCAGTACCCGCTAGTACCTACAAATGATGGCAAGGACGCGAAAGAACCATTTATAGTTCGCCAACATGCAGATGCCGGCTAAGACGCTAATTGTATTAATATCAGCAAGAGTTGAGGAGGGGCCAACATATTACTCACAGCCCCAAGACGTTACCAATGGCACCTGAAAGGCTAAGTAACGccagcttcttctgttgCTCGCCCGACTCGGGGAACATGTGAACAGTAAGATGGCTATAACAAAGTTCCAGTATTCTATGGTTCAGAGTCAAGGCATGGGAAAGAATAACGTACTATGAAGAAGGAACAGCTGTACGATAATCAGATCAGCCCAAGATCTCTGAGTATGCGAAGCCCGCCAACTTCTACTTACTCATTGCCCCAGCGATTCCACCTAATCCTCGTAAGATGAGGAAACCGTACCTAAGATAAACTTTAGCAGCTCTTCAATACTCAAACAGAACTTATTCACTTGTTAGAGGTGACAAAAGACACAATTAAACTGAATATTCCCAAAACGAAGAAACCTCCCTCAAAGACTATAGAGGCAGGAAAGAGGTCTGATAGACGTCCAGCAAGCAGAAGACAAGCAGCGAAGCAAAGAGAATAGGACGTAATGATCCAGACTATCTGAGAATAACCTAGTTTGATATCTTGAGAAATTTGGGCTACAGCCACTGCAACACCAGATACGCTGGAATGCCAGACTCAGTGATCGTCCATTTTGGATGAATCATTATGCTAAGGAATTCACTACGACTTACTTGCAAACATCAACAAACGTAGCGACTGAGAATATCAAAAGCAAGAGATTCTTTCTGCTTTGTCCAAGACTTGCCAAGATGTGAGGAGCGTCTTCAACATTAACAACACGGTCCTGAACACCCTTCTCAACTTCGTTTTGTGCAGTTGTCATGCTTTTTTTGTCTACTGGGGACTGAATATTGGGGCTCTTGGTGAAGTCAGCGGGGACCGAGTGGTCCGACATAGCGAGTTATTATAGAGTATCTTTGAATCGAAAGAGCATAGCGATGCTCTCCGTTACATGAAGTCATGGTGGTTCTTATAGATTCTGGATCTCGATGTTGAGAAAAGGAGCACTGGGTGAAATCAACGACGCACGACGGAGTCACCGACCGAGCACCACGACGCCGAGCAACGAAAGCTGACTCACTTTTTTCTGTGCTGTTATCGTCGCTCGTGCGTCATGATGTGCCTTAGAAGTCGCGTTCCGATCAGCTCCCGTTAGCGCATAGGATCAGCACCAAATTAGCGTCCCTCAGTGAGATCACCGATTTAAATTATCAATCATTAATCATCATGATTATGGGGATCGCCGTATCACCGAAACGCGTCGTGGGGCATCCCGTTAGGATTTTTAAGTATAAGTATAAATACATCTAAgtaaataataataaaatATGTACAATTGGCTCTTCACATTCCTCTTTTCGTTCAATGGCTCTTATTTCATAAAAAGATAAGAAAAACAATAGTAAATGCGATAAATAAGATCATTAAGGTATGTGAGAATGTGGTATGGTGATGTATGGCATATGACAGTCTTAATCCTCGTGTAGTAAATGATATGAAGCAAGGGAGCTCAGCTGGAGGGTGAGAGCGGATTGACAAAATCGCAGGACCAATGACCGTGGGACTTGTCATTTCGACTGCCAAGTCCTCATCGTATGTACCAATATGCGTGAAATGTCACATCTTATGTTCATGATTCAACTTGGAGATCAAGGTTCATTATGCCCAGAACCTTACAGTACGGGTGCAGATACATGACTTCCGTGTTCTCCTCTTTTCCTAAGTCTTATCAGCCCACTCCTTCACAACATCTGCGAACTCTTTGCCGATCCAGCCATCCACCTCGGTCTTAGGGATATCTCCCCAGTTATTGTCACCCCATTTCTTGAAAATGGCAGCGCCAATAGCTCGAGATCCCTGAAGCTGCTCTTCATTATCCTTATCGCTGACTTCAATTTGCTCTGTAGGTTTATCATGTATTTTGGTCAGAACATCTACGATCTCTTGACCGGTCGAAACGAAATCATAAATGTTGGGAGTAGTGCCGGGAAGCTGAGCGAGCTGGTGTATGTCAGTGACGAGCTCAGTGACAGCATGGCCCAGGTAGGCAAGCGATCTATGTTGGAATAAGCCGTTGGTAACACATCATCTGAGAGGGTCACTCACGTCAGGTGTAAAGGGTTCTTGAGAGACTGATGAAAATACTGAACCTTATTGCTCTTGACATCAACTCCTAAAACCCTTTTTACAAGTTCAGCTAAACAGTACTTCTCTTCTTTTGTAAAACAACTCACTTGTAGCCAAAGAAGAACAAATCGAATAACTCAACCTTAATCTCAGTGATTGGTACTTTGAGTTCTTTGGCCTTCTCAGCTACCCTCTCCTTGGCTTTTGGAGCTTCAAGCCCTGGAATTTCGATTTCCTGCTTGTCCCAAGGGACACCAAAATCTGAAGGGATGAATGCCTTGAGGGCGGATGAGCCTTGAAGGGCCTCCACTAAATAAATAGTTTTGAACTGAAACGCTCGGTGTGGAGATAGCGGAACTAAAACAGGTCATTCAGTCATGACTACCACAGTCGACGATCTCAACATTACTCACATGATAACTTCTAAGTCTTTGACTGTAACTCGTATATTTTCCGTTTCCCCATCTTTCAGTTCTATGACCCTCTTTTCAATACCCTCATCAGAAGGAATCTTGGATAAATCACTGCTAGGTCGGTATAAAATAACCAGCTTGAGGGAGCCCTTCGTATGCGCGTTGATTAGATATGGCAAGAGGTTCGAACCGACCGTGCCGTTGTGGCCTAAAAGGGCGACGATAGGGGCCATGCGGATGATTGCACTTCGATTGTCTGTTGTGAAAGATGAGTCTTGCAGCCCCTTTAAAGCAGCGATGTATTACAGAAGTCATTTATATGTAGCAAAAGGCGAAGCATGAGTATGGCGTTTGAGCACATCATGCATGCGTGCCAGACATGGCAAAAAAGGATTCTGCAACGAACGAGTCCGATCGCGTCAACAATCGCAATTCTCTCCAAAATATGGCGGATCCTGAGAGGAGGACGCTATCGTTACAATTCAGCGTCTTGCACAAAGCCAATAGATCGCTGCTTGGAAGTGCATGGTGGTGTTGATTTTGGAAAGAAAAGGTACGTAACAGCAAAAACTCATACACGTTTTAAAGTCGGTGGAATTTTCCGAAACGCGTGAAAAGTTGCCGAACAGGTCCTTATAGAAGACAGATTAACTTCTATATTTGTGTCTAACCGACTCCGAAATTTGGTACATGGTTAATAGGCCCAGTCTGCAGTCATCAACACAAgtcgtcgtcgtcatcGTCGTCAGCTGCCTACTTCCTATCATTTCTGCGGCATTATAGGGCCGCGTTTCCTGTTTAATTTGTCACATTATCGTAATTAGTCTGGGTATTCTTCCTTTATTTCCTGCTTCCTGCCTGCTCATCGACTCGTGTCGTGCGTGCGCGTTGTAGACCCTGTTCCCTGTCCATTAATTTACAGTTTCAATTCTATTACAATACAATTAATAAATGTTACAATCCGAAACCAGGTCTCAACTTTTTGTCTTTTGTTGTAGTGGGTCTATAACTATAAACACGTCAAGAAGCCATGTGGTGGCCGGAGGCTGCATCTGGCAGGACACTTGGCCCAACATTAGCACTCCTTCTGACAGCTCTTTCATTTATGCCACTTGAAGGTTTAGCGCAGAAGACATCTACCGGAAATTCGGAATTTATTGGTTGTTTAGACGATTCGCATAAGCTGTTGGCAGGAAGTCATCAGATCAAGAAAGACACCGCGAAAAGGTCTTATTATGATTGCTCTGTAAGTTTCTCATCTATAAAGGAAATAAGTCCTCAACTCTAGTCAGCACTAATATCCGGTGTCTACTGTGCAGGCGGCTTGTGTAGAAGCTGGCGCGTACCCCTACTCCTACTTCACCGACCTGGGGAAAGGCGTCCAAAAGTGTCATTGCTCTTCGATTGGCCCCAGACCTTCGGATTATGTGGTTCAGCCGGTTGGCTCATTCGGGTGTCGATTGGGACAAACTAGAGTGAGTTGCCTCTTATCTAAAATCAGTGGGTTCTGTGACGAGTAGGAGAACTCACTCGCAAATGGCACAGGCGGCTCTCACACAGACCGATCACCACTTCATCGTTTGCTCCTCAGGATTCATAGGATCCTTTTCCAGAGCCGGTACCTATTCGTCGCCTCTGGATTGCCTTGATGCTTGcggagaggatgagggtgCCCTCTTTCTTCCTACA includes these proteins:
- a CDS encoding uncharacterized protein (Similar to TIGR gene model, INSD accession AAW41839.1), which encodes MTTAQNEVEKGVQDRVVNVEDAPHILASLGQSRKNLLLLIFSVATFVDVCNVSGVAVAVAQISQDIKLGYSQIVWIITSYSLCFAACLLLAGRLSDLFPASIVFEGGFFVLGIFSLIVSFVTSNKYGFLILRGLGGIAGAMTVPSSYHLTVHMFPESGEQQKKLALLSLSGAIGNVLGLVLAGICMLANYKWFFRVLAIICIAFTAICFFLLPLTHSTRKLEGELPRWKRLDLVGVGLMMACLICFILSLTQGPIDGWGSASFIAPFILSFPLAIAFFFWESKIPAKSAVLPPSVWKITNIVITSLAIGIAFPFWATSQLMYATYFQEVMGWTPIKVAAAMLPQGVTGLIVGGLAQHIPQIITKPKFTLPLGGLLIIAAELLQIFSNGGHGNDYWRYCFPAFILGSAGAILTYFCTSINLIIYCPPEMAGVAGAWVQVMAQVASAITLAVQASFEGGGVADWNMAARRSFYFQIAWTAVLCIQFVIFFKKPSSPEEAHEAARRRIAESGKDVGV
- a CDS encoding Hypothetical Protein (Similar to TIGR gene model, INSD accession AAW41838.1), with product MAPIVALLGHNGTVGSNLLPYLINAHTKGSLKLVILYRPSSDLSKIPSDEGIEKRVIELKDGETENIRVTVKDLEFKTIYLVEALQGSSALKAFIPSDFGVPWDKQEIEIPGLEAPKAKERVAEKAKELKVPITEIKVELFDLFFFGYKVLGVDVKSNKVQYFHQSLKNPLHLTSLAYLGHAVTELVTDIHQLAQLPGTTPNIYDFVSTGQEIVDVLTKIHDKPTEQIEVSDKDNEEQLQGSRAIGAAIFKKWGDNNWGDIPKTEVDGWIGKEFADVVKEWADKT
- a CDS encoding Hypothetical Protein (Similar to TIGR gene model, INSD accession AAW41701.1); this translates as MWWPEAASGRTLGPTLALLLTALSFMPLEGLAQKTSTGNSEFIGCLDDSHKLLAGSHQIKKDTAKRSYYDCSAACVEAGAYPYSYFTDLGKGVQKCHCSSIGPRPSDYVVQPVGSFGCRLGQTRAALTQTDHHFIVCSSGFIGSFSRAGTYSSPLDCLDACGEDEGALFLPTYNGFSCRCGGVTSVKSVAACGAPDAEFSYVYKPAKKPKALKSKASSGTGRKKLGKGSKNRLDLQEDVKKYDNPCDDPDSILGYCGFGEEDTPVFHDRTL